A section of the Triticum dicoccoides isolate Atlit2015 ecotype Zavitan chromosome 7A, WEW_v2.0, whole genome shotgun sequence genome encodes:
- the LOC119329964 gene encoding uncharacterized protein LOC119329964: MVSRGGGAVRSLLDRLRPPPRGRRSPAMPPPAAAAAAAAAKGACFCSFSHSGAHGEGRRKGLLDLGAGRRFAPGSALSLKGCLDWQDGGRFRRADGGDGDAVEIRARVLAPQRQFVRDAEVQLWEEVGVKSVDGNGAFRRGKRLDFPEQPVPTKMVVAVDVDEVLGSFLAALNRFIAEQYSWNHSVSEYHVYEFFRIWNCSREKANLLVHEFFTTHYFQDGVHPIPGARDALQNLSSFCSLSVVTSRQDVIKNHTLEWIEKFYPGLFEQIHFGNHFALEGQSRPKSEICRSFGAQVLIDDNPRYALECAEDGMRVLLFDYDNTYPWCKTGVDQSHPLVTKVHNWQEVEQKLLSWVAPES, from the exons ATGGTAAGCCGAGGAGGAGGAGCCGTGCGGTCGTTGCTGGATCGTCTGCGCCCGCCGCCGAGGGGGAGGAGGAGCCCCGCcatgccgccgcccgccgccgccgccgccgccgccgctgccaaagGCGCCTGCTTTTGCAGCTTTAGCCACTCGGGCGCGCACGGCGAGGGGCGGAGGAAGGGCCTCCTGGATTTGGGCGCCGGCCGGAGGTTCGCGCCGGGCAGCGCGCTGAGCCTGAAGGGATGCCTGGACTGGCAGGATGGCGGCAGGTTCAGGAGGGCGGATGGTGGTGATGGCGATGCGGTGGAGATCAGGGCGCGGGTCCTTGCCCCGCAGCGGCAGTTCGTCCGTGATGCGGAGGTTCAGCTGTGGGAGGAGGTTGGCGTGAAGAGTGTGGATGGAAATGGCGCTTTCCGGCGGGGGAAGCGCCTCGATTTTCCTGAGCAGCCTGTCCCGACTAAGATGGTGGTTGCTGTTGATGTGGATGAAG TTCTTGGAAGCTTTCTTGCTGCTCTGAACAGATTTATTGCCGAGCAGTACTCTTGGAATCACTCAGTATCAGAATACCATGTCTATGAGTTCTTTAGG ATATGGAATTGTTCTCGAGAAAAAG CTAATCTTCTTGTCCACGAGTTCTTTACAACCCATTACTTTCAAGATGGTGTCCATCCTATCCCAGGCGCCCGAGATGCGCTCCAAAATCTTTCTTCGTTCTGCAGCCTGTCTGTAGTAAC ATCTCGCCAGGATGTAATAAAAAATCACACATTAGAGTGGATCGAGAAGTTTTATCCGGGCTTATTTGAGCAGATCCATTTTGGGAACCATTTTGCTTTGGAAGGCCAATCAAGGCCAAAATCAGAGATTTGCAG ATCTTTTGGTGCTCAGGTTTTGATAGATGATAACCCGAGATACGCTTTAGAATGCGCTGAGGATGGCATGAGGGTTCTGCTCTTTGATTACGATAACACGTATCCCTGGTGCAAAACTGGTGTGGATCAATCACATCCTCTGGTGACCAAGGTTCATAACTGGCAGGAGGTTGAGCAAAAACTTCTCTCGTGGGTAGCACCTGAGAGCTGA